The genome window CTCTACACCGTAGGTCGTCATCGTTCTATTGAAGACGTACACCTCGACTTGGTGGGCTATCCTTCTCTCCTCGGTGGAACGAGGAGCTCCATCAGGTCTTCGTCGCCTCCGCCGTCGTCTCTGCATGACCTCTTCCGGTGCGTGCAGCTCAACCGGGACGCTTTCTACATCTTCGAGCTTGCCGAGCATCTCGTTGTAGTTCTCCACGATGTTGAGGGCGTTCTTGGTCGCAACATTGCAGCAGATCCGCGAGCAATAGCTGACCTTCTGGCCTCGGCTGCCAACACATTGTATGAAGGCGATTGATCTGACCTTCGGCGGTAGCTTCTTCACGCGGCACATTATCTCGAATTCCGTAAGGGTGACAACATTGTCGTACATCCCGTACCCGAACAGGCCATCTGGAATGTATTCGAGCGCGCCGGTCGCCACTATTACCGAGCCGACCTTCACGTTCTTGTCCTCGCCGTTGACATTGATCGTCACGTCGAAGTCGCCAACATAGCCATCTACATTCTTGACTTCGGAGGAGAGGAGAACCTCGATGTTCTCGTTGCTTGCCACGTCATCTATCAATGGCTGTATCGTCTCCATTGTGTCGCCCCCGCCCAGGTATAGGTTATTAAGAAGTCTCACGAACCCACCCAGTTTATCTTCCCTCTCCACTAGGTAGACCGGGAATCCCTGATTCGCGATGGACTTAGCTGCATTCATGCCGGAAACACCGCCCCCTATCACGAGGGCCTTTGGCTCTACCGGATTCTTCAGCTCCTCGAAGGGCTCCAGCAGCTTGACTCGGGCCACGCCCATCCTGACCAGTTCCCTTGCCTTCTCCGTGGCCTTTTCGGGCTCCTTCATGTGGACCCAGGAGCAGTGCTCTCTGATGTTTACAAACGTGAAGAGGTACTTGTTAAGGCCAGCCTCCTCGCAGGTGGACTGGAAGAGCGGGGCGTGCGTCCTAGGTGTGCATGAGGCCACAACGACCCTGTTGAGGTTGTGTTCCTTGATGCCGTTCTGGATGGCCTTGAGACCATCGTCTGCGCACGTATACAGGTTGTCCTCAGCGTAGACGACACCAGGCAGAGTCCTTGCATACTCGGCCACGGAAGGAACGTCCACAACGCCTCCTATGTTGGAACCGCAGTGGCATACGAAGACACCCACTCTTCTCTCCGTGGGCAAGTCGACAGTCTGCTCCTCAGGGCTCTTCTCTTCCGCCTCCTCATCTTCGGTGGCTTCCTCAGTTTCTTTGGCTTCCTCATTTGGGGCTTCCTCATTCACGTAATCGCCTCCTTGACCGTCTCGGTAGCTTTGGGCTTTTCTCCAGCAGTTTCTGACGCTCTGGCCGCAGCGCCCGATCCTTGGGCGACCGCTTCAGGGATATCCACTGGGGACTGGCAGTAGCCAGCCACGAATATCCCGTCGACTTTCGTGTCAAGGGGCTTGAGGATTCTGTCGGCGACGTCAAAGAAATGGTATACATCAGTGTCGACCCCCAGTATCTTGGCGAGTTCGGGTGCATCTTCTCTTGGGATCAGACACGTAGCGAGGACGACCGTTTCGAATTCCTTGGTGGCCCGTTTTCCTTCCACGTCGTAGGCGACTATGAGGTTGCCGCTCTCGGTCTCTCCTTCGACGGTCGCATCAGAGTTGACGTACTCTACATCGTAGTCCGTCTTCGCTCTTTCCACATACTCGTAGAAGCCCTTGCCGAAGGCTCTCAGGTCCTTGTAGAATACCGTGCACTTGATGTCACCGTGCTCCTTCATAAGCATCGATTCCTTCGTGGCATACATGCAGCACACGCTGCAGCAGTAGGGATGGCCAACTTGCGCATTTCTCGCACCCACGCACTGGATGAAGGCAACGGTCTTGGGCTCCTTCTCATCGCTCCTTCTCTGGATATGCCCCTTTGTGGGACCTGATGCGTTCATCAATCTCTCGAATTCCAGTGAAGTGTACACGTTCGGGAACTTCCCGTAGCCATATTCCGCCGCCTCTGTTGGATCCCATACATCATAACCGGTTGCGACTATGATGGCTCCGACCTCGATCTCGAGCAACTGGTCGTTCATTTCGAAGTCGATTGCTCCCGCGTCACAGAACTTCTC of Candidatus Thermoplasmatota archaeon contains these proteins:
- a CDS encoding CoB--CoM heterodisulfide reductase iron-sulfur subunit A family protein — translated: MPENVLVIGGGVAGIQASLDLAERGMLVHLVEKTPSLGGRMAQLDKTFPTNDCSICILAPKMAECYGHPNINVMTYSEVQEVTGSAGNFTIVVLKKSRYVDENICTGCGKCSEKCPKKVPNEFEMGLDVRKAIYRPFLQAVPPTHTIDRENCMYFDTGKCKACEKFCDAGAIDFEMNDQLLEIEVGAIIVATGYDVWDPTEAAEYGYGKFPNVYTSLEFERLMNASGPTKGHIQRRSDEKEPKTVAFIQCVGARNAQVGHPYCCSVCCMYATKESMLMKEHGDIKCTVFYKDLRAFGKGFYEYVERAKTDYDVEYVNSDATVEGETESGNLIVAYDVEGKRATKEFETVVLATCLIPREDAPELAKILGVDTDVYHFFDVADRILKPLDTKVDGIFVAGYCQSPVDIPEAVAQGSGAAARASETAGEKPKATETVKEAIT
- a CDS encoding CoB--CoM heterodisulfide reductase iron-sulfur subunit A family protein, which gives rise to MPTERRVGVFVCHCGSNIGGVVDVPSVAEYARTLPGVVYAEDNLYTCADDGLKAIQNGIKEHNLNRVVVASCTPRTHAPLFQSTCEEAGLNKYLFTFVNIREHCSWVHMKEPEKATEKARELVRMGVARVKLLEPFEELKNPVEPKALVIGGGVSGMNAAKSIANQGFPVYLVEREDKLGGFVRLLNNLYLGGGDTMETIQPLIDDVASNENIEVLLSSEVKNVDGYVGDFDVTINVNGEDKNVKVGSVIVATGALEYIPDGLFGYGMYDNVVTLTEFEIMCRVKKLPPKVRSIAFIQCVGSRGQKVSYCSRICCNVATKNALNIVENYNEMLGKLEDVESVPVELHAPEEVMQRRRRRRRRPDGAPRSTEERRIAHQVEVYVFNRTMTTYGVEHELYYNRARESGVRFIRYRYERPPTVTREGDQLIVTYYHETLKVERKLAVDMVVLSTPLVPQEDAKDISQMLKVPLGPSGFFLEAHVKLRPVDFATDGIFICGTAKGPADITESVLQGLATASRAGSLMKKGYVQAEVLTPQIDVDRCIGCGICESVCPYKAIVVKRGDKGLKAEVIPAACKGCGTCGASCPMKAITMSNYTDEQLTIEGISSLREVPV